Proteins encoded in a region of the Zea mays cultivar B73 chromosome 4, Zm-B73-REFERENCE-NAM-5.0, whole genome shotgun sequence genome:
- the LOC100282743 gene encoding O-methyltransferase ZRP4 yields MRRHMAPIKEQKHTTSAEQQVMLDAELQLWNHTFGYVKSMALKAAIDLGIPEAIHQHGGTATLPQIVTRVKLHPSKTPCLRRLMRVLTLTGVFGAQEPHDDDGGCDDELVYTLTPASRLLVGSPGQNVGPFLTLMLGPIFVSSFLDLRGWFQHETPDPSPFKMTHGRDIWELAAHDAAFGRLFDAGMVADSSFIMDVVVRECGGVFEGISSLVDVAGGLGGATQTIAKAFPNLECSVLDLPNVVASAPADTAVKYVPGDMFESVPAADAVFLKWIMHDWGDADCVKILKNCKKAIPAQGGKVIILDIVVGAGSSCDRKNVETQCLFDLFIMFINGAERDERQWKKIIFEAGFTSYKIIPVLGIRSIIEICL; encoded by the exons ATGCGGCGGCATATGGCGCCCATCAAGGAGCAAAAACACACGACAAGCGCAGAACAGCAGGTGATGCTGGATGCCGAGCTCCAGCTGTGGAACCACACCTTCGGCTACGTCAAGTCCATGGCGCTCAAGGCCGCGATCGACCTCGGCATACCCGAGGCCATCCACCAGCACGGCGGCACGGCCACCCTCCCACAAATAGTCACCAGGGTCAAGCTCCACCCGTCCAAGACACCATGCCTGCGGCGCCTCATGCGCGTGCTCACCCTCACCGGCGTCTTCGGCGCGCAGGAGCCGCACGATGACGACGGCGGCTGTGACGACGAGCTCGTCTACACGCTCACGCCGGCGTCCCGTCTCCTCGTCGGCTCACCGGGGCAGAACGTGGGCCCTTTCCTGACCCTGATGCTCGGCCCCATCTTCGTGTCGTCCTTCCTCGACCTCCGCGGGTGGTTCCAGCACGAGACGCCGGACCCGTCCCCCTTCAAGATGACGCACGGGCGGGACATATGGGAGCTGGCCGCCCACGACGCCGCCTTCGGCAGGCTCTTCGACGCCGGCATGGTCGCTGACAGCAGCTTCATCATGGACGTCGTGGTCAGGGAGTGCGGCGGCGTCTTTGAGGGGATCAGCTCCCTCGTCGACGTCGCCGGCGGGCTCGGTGGCGCCACACAGACCATCGCGAAGGCGTTCCCGAACCTGGAGTGCAGCGTGCTGGATCTCCCAAACGTCGTCGCCAGCGCTCCCGCTGATACCGCCGTGAAGTATGTCCCCGGTGACATGTTCGAGAGCGTTCCGGCGGCAGACGCTGTCTTCCTCAAG TGGATTATGCATGACTGGGGTGATGCCGACTGTGTCAAGATACTGAAGAACTGCAAGAAGGCCATACCGGCTCAAGGAGGCAAGGTGATAATACTGGATATCGTGGTTGGAGCAGGGTCGTCATGCGACCGGAAGAATGTGGAGACGCAATGCTTGTTTGATCTCTTCATCATGTTTATCAACGGTGCCGAACGAGATGAGCGACAGTGGAAGAAGATCATCTTTGAAGCCGGCTTTACATCTTACAAGATCATACCTGTCCTGGGCATTAGATCCATAATTGAAATCTGCCTATAG